The following coding sequences lie in one Cloeon dipterum chromosome 1, ieCloDipt1.1, whole genome shotgun sequence genomic window:
- the LOC135934841 gene encoding sodium/bile acid cotransporter 7-like translates to MGVKIKIRPKRIDLKEKLKENWLLVGILIAVILAQIQPSIGARGGLLRPEITVKYFCVAGIFFISGLSLKSEQLYAAVRQVRLHSFIQGFTLFLFPLLVQLFVFFLKPLGLNEWIIKGLITVSCMPPPVSSAVILTRAVGGNEAAAIFNSAFGSFLGIIVTPITLLYFLGVSTLVPLLSTVIQLGSTVLVPLLLGQVARRVGGNWAQRNASFLSFLSQFALLLVIYATFCDTFVNDAGHMDASDILFAVLFVVILQVGLMSLVFSVTSKLHRWFAPADVVAILFCSTHKSLTLGIPMLRILFGGYAHLSQISLPLLVYHPTQILLGSIVAAPLRQWLRDSHHKSHYSLGI, encoded by the exons ATGggtgtcaaaattaaaatccggcCCAAGAGGATTGATCTCAAGGAAAAACttaaagaaaattggctgctaGTAGGAATCCTCATTGCCGTGATTTTGGCTCAAATTCAACCTTCAATTGGTGCAAGAGGAg GTCTCCTCCGACCAGAGATAACCGTGAAGTATTTCTGCgttgctggaatttttttcattagtGGTCTTTCGCTTAAAAGTGAGCAACTCTACGCTGCAGTTCGCCAAGTGAGGCTGCACAGTTTTATCCAGGGCTTCACCTTGTTTCTCTTCCCTCTACTTGTGCAActctttgttttctttttgaaaccACTTGGGCTAAATGAGTGGATTATCAAAGG GCTCATCACTGTGAGCTGCATGCCGCCACCAGTGTCCTCAGCTGTGATTTTGACCAGAGCGGTGGGAGGCAACGAAgctgctgcaatttttaactcgGCTTTTGGAAGCTTCCTTGGAATAATCGTCACACCTATCACCCTGTTATACTTT CTTGGAGTGTCAACCTTAGTACCCCTGCTATCCACTGTCATTCAACTTGGATCAACCGTTTTGGTTCCGTTGCTGCTGGGCCAAGTCGCTCGCCGAGTGGGTGGAAACTGGGCACAGAGGAATGCGTCATTCCTTAGCTTTCTTAGTCAGTTTGCCTTGCTACTTGTAATCTACGCAACTTTCTGTGACACTTTTGTGAATGACGCTGGTCACATGGACGCCAGCGACATCCTGTTCGCTGTTTTATTTG ttGTCATCTTGCAAGTAGGGCTGATGAGCCTGGTGTTCTCTGTCACAAGCAAATTGCACCGCTGGTTTGCCCCGGCAGATGttgttgcaattttgttttgctccaCGCACAAATCTCTAACTTTAG GCATTCCAATGTTGCGCATTTTATTTGGAGGGTATGCTCATCTATCTCAAATCTCTCTGCCTCTCCTGGTGTATCATCCAACTCAAATTTTACTTGGCTCTATTGTGGCTGCCCCACTTCGACAGTGGTTGCGTGATAGTCACCAcaaaag tcatTACTCACTTGGAATCTAG
- the LOC135934844 gene encoding NADH dehydrogenase [ubiquinone] 1 alpha subcomplex assembly factor 3, with the protein MNVLAKRLFHSLSKCTRMHKRMQLTQADAQKRSNYEGPGKTTVSFLNEDADNGLLVDSYSQLGFRLSNGVFVVGPVALFPKSVLSWNVENIKDVSPKSLQLFFTLDPKIDILVLGMGNESVLDVRLMKEIKRLGLNVEALPTDRACTTFNFLNSEYRYVAAALIPPENVRTSYEDLFETSGKLDKLTWEAIDNGTRDADSIGDRDPRTQKMLDKVNEGFFGKRFQGSKNESSGKSDKE; encoded by the exons ATGAACGTTTTAGCGAAGAGGCTTTTTCACAGCTTAAGCAAATGCACCAG AATGCACAAAAGAATGCAGCTGACGCAAGCAGATGCTCAAAAAAGATCAAACTACGAAGGCCCAGGGAAAACgactgtttcttttttaaatgaagacGCTGACAATGGACTGCTTGTAGATTCTTACAGTCAA ctGGGATTCCGCTTAAGTAATGGAGTCTTCGTAGTTGGACCCGTTGCGCTTTTCCCGAAATCGGTCCTGTCGTGGAATGTGGAAAACATCAAAGACGTTTCTCCTAAGTCTTTGCAGCTTTTCTTCACGCTCGACCCAAAAATAG aTATTCTGGTCCTGGGTATGGGTAACGAGTCTGTTCTTGACGTGAGACTAATGAAGGAAATCAAAAGGCTTGGTCTCAACGTGGAGGCGCTGCCAACAGACCGTGCATGCAccactttcaattttctcaattctGAGTACAGGTATGTAGCTGCGGCGCTAATTCCTCCTGAGAATGTCCGCACGTCATACGAGGACCTCTTCGAAACCTCTGGCAAGTTAGACAAGCTCACATGGGAAGCTATCGACAATGGAACCCGTGATGCAGACTCCATTGGCGATAGAGATCCTCGGACACAAAAAATGCTGGACAAAGTGAATGAGGGATTCTTTGGAAAGAGATTCCAAGGTAGCAAAAATGAATCTAGTGGAAAAAGTGATAAGGAGTAG